In Rhizobium sp. WSM4643, the following are encoded in one genomic region:
- a CDS encoding transglycosylase domain-containing protein: MQDPDNPGNGPGNGPENGPENRPGKAANEAAEKRPAKSRHILLRIDSWIDSTVWNAGFRTAEIWEDITIFFRRFRVRGWKRMVFELAGEGLTLGAAGSVLILLLAQPAFEATKEDWRNRGDFAVTFTDRYGNVIGHRGVIHQNSVPIDELPDSLIKSVIATEDRRFFDHFGIDFIGLFRAMSENARAGEVVQGGSTLTQQLAKNLFLSNERSIDRKVTEAFLALWLEANLSKKEILSTYLDRAYMGGGTFGAAAAAQFYFGKNITDVNLAESAMLAGLFKAPAKYAPHVNLPAARARANEVLTNLVQSGLMTEGQVIAARRNPATVVDRNEVESPDFFLDWAFDEVQRLSPRFHQHSLIVRTTIDMGIQQAAEDSVETSLREYGEAYHAKQGAMVMIENGGAVRAMVGGRDYGESQFNRATRALRQPGSSFKVYTYSVAMESGMTPKTTIVDAPISWGNWSPHNYANHYAGRITLETAIAQSINTVPVRLAKEKLGIQPIRAMAKNLGVETPIRDDVTIPIGTSEVTVLDQATAYATFPAGGYQSRRHGITQILDYDGDVLYDFDHDEPAPKRVLSEQADAYMNQMLSRVPYVGTARKAALDNGILTAGKTGTTQAYRDAWFVGFTGNYTCAVWFGNDDYTSTNNMTGGSLPAMTFKRAMDYAHQGVTLRAIPGVENPLPSEKDLAKTSAAKPQDGLPQLVRPRMLSVQSTDILKTLGEKLKDAAPLAPAKVASAE; the protein is encoded by the coding sequence GTGCAGGATCCGGACAACCCAGGAAATGGGCCAGGAAATGGGCCAGAAAACGGGCCAGAAAACAGGCCCGGAAAAGCGGCGAACGAGGCGGCGGAAAAGCGGCCGGCGAAGAGCCGTCACATTCTGCTGCGCATCGATTCCTGGATCGATTCGACCGTCTGGAACGCCGGCTTCCGCACCGCCGAGATCTGGGAAGACATCACCATCTTCTTCCGCCGCTTTCGCGTGCGCGGCTGGAAGCGCATGGTCTTCGAACTTGCCGGCGAAGGGCTGACGCTCGGGGCGGCCGGCTCCGTGCTGATTTTGCTGCTTGCCCAGCCCGCCTTCGAGGCGACCAAGGAGGACTGGCGCAATCGCGGCGATTTCGCCGTCACCTTCACCGACCGCTACGGCAACGTTATCGGCCATCGCGGCGTGATCCACCAGAATTCCGTGCCGATCGACGAGCTGCCGGATTCGCTGATCAAATCGGTGATCGCCACCGAGGACCGGCGCTTCTTCGACCATTTCGGGATCGATTTCATCGGCCTCTTCCGCGCCATGAGCGAGAATGCGCGCGCCGGCGAAGTCGTGCAGGGCGGCTCGACGCTGACGCAGCAGCTCGCCAAGAACCTGTTCCTGTCCAATGAACGCTCGATCGACCGCAAGGTCACCGAGGCGTTCCTGGCATTGTGGCTCGAGGCGAACCTTTCCAAGAAGGAAATCCTCTCCACCTATCTCGACCGCGCCTATATGGGCGGCGGTACTTTTGGCGCAGCCGCAGCGGCGCAGTTCTATTTCGGCAAGAATATCACCGATGTGAACCTTGCCGAATCCGCCATGCTCGCCGGCCTGTTCAAGGCGCCGGCGAAATATGCGCCGCATGTCAACTTGCCGGCGGCGCGTGCGCGCGCCAACGAGGTGCTGACCAATCTCGTCCAAAGCGGGCTGATGACCGAGGGTCAGGTGATCGCCGCCAGGCGCAACCCCGCCACCGTCGTCGATCGCAACGAGGTGGAATCGCCCGATTTCTTCCTCGACTGGGCCTTCGACGAGGTGCAGCGGCTTTCACCGCGTTTCCACCAGCATTCGCTGATCGTGCGCACGACGATCGACATGGGCATCCAGCAGGCGGCCGAGGATTCGGTCGAGACGTCGCTGCGCGAATATGGCGAAGCCTATCACGCCAAGCAGGGCGCGATGGTGATGATCGAAAATGGCGGCGCCGTGCGCGCCATGGTCGGCGGCCGGGACTACGGCGAAAGCCAGTTCAACCGCGCCACCAGAGCGCTGCGCCAGCCGGGGTCCTCCTTCAAGGTGTACACCTATTCGGTGGCGATGGAGAGCGGGATGACACCGAAGACGACTATCGTCGACGCCCCGATCTCCTGGGGCAATTGGAGCCCGCATAATTATGCCAATCACTATGCCGGCCGCATCACGCTTGAGACCGCGATCGCCCAGTCGATCAACACCGTGCCGGTGCGGCTTGCCAAGGAAAAACTCGGAATTCAGCCGATCCGAGCGATGGCGAAGAACCTCGGCGTCGAAACGCCGATCCGCGACGACGTCACCATCCCGATCGGCACGTCCGAGGTAACGGTGCTCGACCAGGCAACGGCCTATGCCACCTTCCCGGCCGGCGGCTACCAGTCGCGCCGCCACGGCATCACTCAGATCCTCGATTACGACGGCGACGTGCTTTACGATTTCGACCATGACGAACCGGCGCCGAAACGCGTGCTGTCCGAACAGGCCGACGCCTATATGAACCAGATGTTGTCGCGCGTTCCCTATGTCGGCACGGCGCGCAAGGCCGCACTCGACAACGGCATCCTGACGGCCGGCAAGACCGGCACGACCCAGGCCTATCGCGACGCTTGGTTCGTCGGGTTCACCGGAAATTACACCTGCGCCGTCTGGTTCGGCAATGACGACTACACCTCGACCAACAACATGACCGGCGGCTCGCTGCCGGCGATGACCTTCAAGCGTGCCATGGACTACGCCCATCAGGGCGTCACGCTGCGCGCCATCCCCGGCGTGGAAAACCCCCTGCCCTCGGAAAAGGACCTCGCCAAGACGTCTGCCGCCAAGCCGCAGGACGGATTGCCGCAGCTTGTCCGGCCGCGCATGCTCTCGGTTCAATCGACTGACATCCTCAAGACACTCGGCGAAAAGCTGAAGGATGCCGCCCCGCTTGCGCCAGCGAAGGTTGCGAGCGCGGAGTAG
- a CDS encoding YcgN family cysteine cluster protein codes for MNDLPFWKSKTLAEMTVAEWESLCDGCGLCCLNKIEEWDSGDIYFTSVSCKLLDGESCRCSSYENRWDFVPDCVQLTKENVPDIAWLPPTCGYRLVNEGHDLYWWHPLVSGDPATVHAAGISARGRTINENEIDIDDLEDYVVDWPLTVGEKDDEEA; via the coding sequence ATGAACGATCTGCCCTTCTGGAAGAGCAAGACGCTTGCCGAAATGACCGTCGCCGAGTGGGAAAGCCTCTGCGACGGCTGCGGCCTCTGTTGTCTCAACAAGATCGAGGAATGGGATAGCGGCGATATCTATTTCACCTCGGTCAGCTGCAAGCTGCTCGACGGCGAAAGCTGTCGCTGCTCAAGCTATGAGAACCGCTGGGATTTCGTGCCGGACTGTGTTCAGTTGACGAAGGAGAACGTGCCCGATATCGCCTGGCTGCCGCCGACCTGCGGCTATCGGCTGGTCAATGAAGGCCACGACCTCTACTGGTGGCACCCGCTCGTCTCCGGCGACCCGGCGACCGTCCATGCCGCCGGCATTTCTGCGCGAGGCCGCACGATCAACGAAAATGAAATCGATATCGACGATCTCGAGGACTATGTGGTCGACTGGCCGTTGACCGTGGGCGAGAAGGACGATGAGGAAGCATAG
- a CDS encoding TetR family transcriptional regulator: MARRRTLSDEQLLAMVLALIQAEGPDAATFAAVAKASGLSGSTLVQRFATKAAMLRAALLYAWDRLDAETARLAETVPKTPEGAITLLVGLSKDYGDNAAACGEGLLVLREDFRDPVLRARGAAWGTALTAAIARCFGSAKAPETIARLMLSQWQGSLIWWGFGAEGPVAAYVETELRCFLAAIKP, encoded by the coding sequence ATGGCGCGACGCCGCACACTGTCCGACGAACAGCTTCTCGCCATGGTGCTGGCGCTGATCCAGGCCGAGGGCCCGGACGCGGCGACCTTTGCGGCGGTGGCGAAAGCCAGCGGACTTTCCGGTTCGACGCTGGTGCAGCGTTTCGCCACGAAAGCGGCGATGCTGCGCGCCGCATTGCTTTATGCCTGGGACAGGCTGGATGCGGAAACGGCGCGGCTTGCCGAGACCGTCCCGAAAACGCCGGAAGGCGCCATCACGCTGCTCGTCGGCCTGTCGAAGGACTACGGCGACAATGCCGCCGCCTGTGGCGAGGGACTGCTGGTGCTTCGCGAGGATTTCCGCGATCCGGTGCTGCGCGCCCGAGGAGCCGCGTGGGGAACGGCCCTGACGGCGGCAATCGCTCGATGTTTCGGATCGGCGAAGGCACCGGAGACGATCGCCCGGCTGATGCTGTCGCAATGGCAGGGCTCGCTCATCTGGTGGGGTTTTGGCGCAGAGGGGCCGGTGGCCGCCTATGTGGAGACGGAGCTGCGGTGCTTCCTTGCGGCAATAAAGCCCTGA
- a CDS encoding SDR family oxidoreductase: MTANLREKVALVAGATRGAGRGIAVELGAAGATVYVTGRTTRAQQSEYSRPETIEETAELVTAAGGKGIAVQVDHLVKQQVDALVARIRGEAGRLDILVNDIWGCEKLFEWDKAVWEHSLDKGLRMLQLGIETHLITAHYALPLMIERPGGLLVEMTDGTADYNATHYRLSPFYDLVKTGVTRMAWAHAQDLEKHGATAVSITPGWLRSEMMLDAYGVREENWREATKVQPHFAISETPRFVGRAVAAIAADPDRARWNGQSLSSGGVAKTYGFDDIDGSRPDCWRYMVEVQEPGRPADVTGYR; this comes from the coding sequence GTGACAGCGAACTTGCGGGAGAAAGTGGCATTGGTGGCGGGTGCTACGCGCGGCGCCGGCCGAGGCATCGCGGTGGAACTCGGTGCTGCCGGCGCCACCGTCTATGTAACGGGGCGCACGACGCGCGCTCAGCAATCTGAATATTCCAGGCCGGAGACGATCGAAGAGACGGCTGAACTGGTAACCGCCGCAGGCGGTAAGGGTATCGCCGTGCAGGTGGATCATCTCGTCAAGCAACAGGTCGACGCGCTGGTCGCCCGCATCCGCGGCGAGGCCGGCCGGCTCGATATTCTCGTCAACGACATCTGGGGCTGCGAGAAACTGTTCGAATGGGACAAGGCCGTCTGGGAGCATTCGCTGGACAAGGGCCTGCGCATGCTGCAGCTCGGCATCGAGACACATCTGATCACCGCCCATTACGCCCTGCCGCTGATGATCGAGCGGCCCGGCGGGCTGCTGGTGGAGATGACGGACGGCACGGCTGATTACAATGCCACGCATTACCGGCTTTCGCCCTTTTACGACCTCGTCAAAACGGGTGTCACCCGCATGGCCTGGGCGCATGCGCAAGATTTGGAAAAACACGGCGCCACCGCTGTTTCGATCACGCCTGGCTGGCTGCGCTCCGAAATGATGCTGGATGCTTACGGTGTCCGTGAGGAGAACTGGCGCGAGGCGACCAAGGTGCAGCCGCATTTCGCCATTTCCGAAACCCCCCGCTTTGTCGGCCGCGCCGTCGCCGCCATCGCCGCCGATCCCGACCGCGCCCGCTGGAACGGCCAGTCGCTGTCGAGCGGCGGAGTGGCCAAGACCTACGGCTTCGACGATATCGACGGTTCGCGGCCGGACTGCTGGCGCTACATGGTGGAAGTGCAGGAGCCGGGCAGACCGGCTGACGTGACGGGTTATCGCTAA
- a CDS encoding fatty acid desaturase: MGEPDDNSERSENPDRSAEQAALFAEKRWLKILAGYRQPRAGRSAFELAVTVVPFALFWAAAWAAVHYSFWPGLILVFPAAAFLLRLFMIQHDCGHGSFFARRRVDDWVGRTIGILTLTPYDYWRRAHAEHHASAGNLDERGVGDIETLTIAEYNALSRWGRLGYRLYRNPIVMFGIGPAWLFLFKQRLPFGMMRSGALPWVSTMATNLAVAVAAALLIWAIGIIPFLLVHLPIVLLAGAAGVWLFYVQHQFEETHWSKKPDWQFQHAALHGASHYDLPPVLRWITGNIGIHHVHHLSSRVPYYRLPEVLRDHPELADIGRITLMESLRCVKLVLWDEQTKRLVSFREAARLAAA; the protein is encoded by the coding sequence TTGGGCGAGCCCGACGACAACTCGGAGCGATCCGAAAACCCGGATCGATCCGCCGAGCAAGCCGCGCTTTTCGCTGAAAAGCGCTGGCTGAAGATCCTTGCCGGATATCGCCAGCCGCGGGCCGGACGCAGCGCCTTCGAGCTTGCCGTTACCGTCGTCCCCTTCGCGCTGTTCTGGGCTGCCGCATGGGCAGCGGTTCATTACAGCTTCTGGCCCGGCCTGATCCTCGTCTTTCCCGCCGCCGCTTTCCTGCTCCGACTGTTCATGATCCAGCATGATTGCGGCCACGGCTCGTTTTTCGCCCGTCGCCGCGTCGACGACTGGGTTGGACGCACGATCGGCATCCTGACGCTGACGCCTTACGACTATTGGCGCCGGGCGCATGCGGAACACCATGCTTCGGCCGGGAACCTGGACGAGCGCGGTGTTGGCGATATCGAAACGCTGACGATCGCCGAATATAACGCGCTGTCACGCTGGGGCCGGCTCGGCTATCGGCTCTACCGGAACCCGATCGTGATGTTCGGGATCGGACCGGCATGGCTGTTCCTCTTCAAGCAACGCCTGCCTTTCGGCATGATGCGCTCCGGCGCTCTGCCCTGGGTTTCGACCATGGCGACCAACCTTGCCGTCGCAGTGGCCGCCGCGCTGTTGATCTGGGCGATCGGGATCATTCCCTTTCTTTTGGTGCATTTGCCGATCGTGCTTCTGGCAGGTGCTGCCGGCGTCTGGTTGTTCTACGTCCAGCATCAGTTCGAGGAAACGCACTGGTCGAAGAAGCCGGACTGGCAGTTCCAGCATGCAGCCCTCCATGGTGCCTCGCATTACGACCTGCCGCCGGTGCTGCGCTGGATCACCGGCAATATCGGCATCCACCATGTGCATCACCTGTCGAGCCGGGTGCCCTACTATCGGCTGCCGGAGGTGCTGCGGGACCATCCTGAGCTTGCCGATATCGGCCGCATCACGCTCATGGAAAGCCTGCGTTGCGTCAAGCTGGTGCTATGGGACGAACAGACGAAGCGGCTGGTCTCGTTTCGCGAGGCAGCGCGGCTCGCCGCAGCATGA
- a CDS encoding MFS transporter encodes MTLSKSPSGAGLALLLLCAANFLDAMDVSTIGVALPAIQAELGMEATSLQWAVSAYVLGYGGFLLLGGRVADVFGHRRVFLWSLAIFAAASIAGGFVDSGSTLIAARLIKGIAAAFTAPAALALLLSVFGEGTARAKALGVFSSTGAAGFVLGMVLGGAATIFSWRATLVMGAPVAILTLVLAPLVLPADPKRAGPRPAFDWAGALTITPGLLLFVFGITNAAAAGWQAFPTWGSLAASLVLILLFLLVEARHADPMVPLGMFRRAKLRHANAIAALFQGAYVGFQFLATLYYQNVIGWSAFTTGFCFALGGVFVMFLAPRFATVAQNRGATRLMAVGVGLQAFSYVFWVTALGHVDPILLVVFSQIPLGLGYALTYPSVQVAALSDVEDDKAGLASGLLFASFQIGGGIVLAAASAVFGAAPHFGWNPYVAGIAFVASLAVAITLLAAAGPRTSAARRPAYQAAE; translated from the coding sequence ATGACTCTTTCCAAATCGCCAAGCGGGGCGGGGCTGGCATTGCTGCTGCTCTGCGCCGCCAATTTTCTCGACGCCATGGACGTCTCCACCATCGGCGTTGCGCTTCCCGCCATCCAGGCCGAACTCGGCATGGAGGCGACATCACTGCAATGGGCCGTCAGCGCCTATGTGCTCGGCTATGGCGGCTTCCTGCTGCTCGGCGGCCGGGTCGCCGACGTCTTTGGCCATCGCCGCGTCTTCCTCTGGTCGCTGGCGATCTTTGCCGCCGCCAGCATCGCCGGCGGCTTCGTCGATAGCGGGTCGACGCTGATCGCCGCCCGATTGATCAAAGGCATTGCCGCCGCCTTCACGGCGCCTGCAGCCCTAGCGCTGCTGCTCTCCGTCTTCGGCGAGGGAACCGCACGGGCAAAGGCGCTCGGTGTCTTCTCCTCCACCGGCGCCGCCGGCTTCGTGCTCGGCATGGTGCTCGGCGGTGCCGCGACGATCTTCAGTTGGCGGGCGACGCTCGTCATGGGCGCGCCCGTCGCCATCCTGACGCTCGTTCTGGCGCCGCTGGTGCTGCCCGCCGACCCGAAAAGGGCGGGACCGAGACCTGCCTTCGACTGGGCCGGCGCGCTGACGATCACGCCCGGGCTGCTGCTCTTCGTTTTCGGCATCACCAACGCCGCGGCCGCCGGCTGGCAGGCGTTCCCGACCTGGGGTTCGCTCGCCGCGTCGCTGGTGCTGATCCTGCTCTTCCTCCTGGTCGAAGCGCGCCATGCCGATCCGATGGTGCCGCTCGGCATGTTCCGCCGCGCCAAGCTCCGGCATGCCAATGCGATCGCCGCCCTCTTCCAGGGTGCCTATGTCGGCTTCCAGTTTCTGGCGACGCTCTACTATCAGAACGTCATCGGCTGGTCGGCCTTCACGACGGGCTTCTGCTTCGCGCTTGGCGGTGTCTTCGTGATGTTCCTGGCGCCACGTTTTGCGACGGTCGCCCAAAATCGCGGCGCTACCCGGCTGATGGCAGTGGGTGTCGGCCTGCAGGCCTTCAGCTACGTCTTCTGGGTGACCGCACTCGGACATGTCGATCCGATCCTGCTGGTCGTGTTCTCGCAGATCCCGCTCGGCCTCGGTTACGCCCTGACCTACCCCTCGGTGCAGGTTGCGGCTCTTTCCGATGTGGAGGATGACAAGGCGGGGCTCGCCTCCGGGCTGCTCTTCGCCTCCTTCCAGATCGGCGGCGGCATCGTGCTTGCGGCCGCCTCGGCGGTCTTCGGCGCCGCACCGCATTTCGGCTGGAACCCCTATGTCGCCGGCATCGCCTTCGTGGCATCGCTTGCGGTGGCGATCACCCTGCTTGCCGCCGCTGGTCCGCGGACATCGGCCGCCCGGAGGCCTGCCTATCAAGCGGCGGAATGA
- a CDS encoding LysR family transcriptional regulator: protein MMNDATLRKIDLNLLLAFSVLMQERNVSRAAERLLLGQPGLSAALRRLREALDDELFVRVGRGLQPTPRALSIAPAIEDALSGIERAIRPQAEFDPAGWQGEFRIGMCDNLESAFFGPLAARLLQLSPGARLIGVASEKRDAARRLDEGVFDFSVSVHDEPASWHIRAPLFDQASICIYDEAQLRLKAPLSLKDFANVAHVTVSFEGNAATSIDIALSRTGHVRQVVATVPRFSALPTALRAMPAIATVPESIGRCMAQLHGLTICQPPLPLPADPVTMLYRRIDQADGRARWFRRLFLDVASQALEASGCRVSISRVAA, encoded by the coding sequence ATGATGAATGACGCCACTCTTCGCAAGATCGACCTCAATCTCCTGCTGGCCTTTTCAGTGCTGATGCAGGAGCGCAACGTCAGTCGTGCCGCCGAACGGCTGCTGCTTGGCCAACCCGGCCTGTCGGCCGCTTTGCGGCGCCTGCGCGAGGCCCTGGACGACGAATTGTTCGTACGTGTCGGCCGCGGCCTGCAGCCGACACCGCGCGCCCTTTCCATCGCCCCGGCGATCGAGGATGCACTGTCGGGCATCGAGCGCGCCATCCGCCCGCAGGCCGAATTCGATCCGGCAGGCTGGCAGGGCGAGTTCCGCATCGGCATGTGCGACAATCTCGAATCGGCCTTCTTCGGCCCGCTTGCCGCCCGTCTTCTCCAGCTTTCACCCGGCGCCCGGCTGATCGGCGTCGCCTCCGAGAAACGCGATGCCGCGCGCCGGTTGGACGAGGGCGTCTTCGACTTCAGCGTCTCCGTGCACGACGAACCGGCCTCTTGGCACATTCGCGCGCCCTTGTTCGACCAGGCCTCGATCTGTATTTACGACGAAGCTCAACTCCGGCTAAAGGCGCCGCTGAGCCTCAAGGATTTTGCCAATGTGGCGCATGTCACGGTCTCGTTCGAAGGCAATGCCGCGACCAGCATCGACATCGCGCTGAGCCGCACCGGGCATGTCAGACAGGTGGTGGCGACGGTACCGCGCTTTTCCGCCTTGCCGACGGCGCTGCGGGCCATGCCCGCCATCGCCACCGTGCCGGAATCGATCGGCCGCTGCATGGCGCAATTGCATGGGTTGACGATCTGTCAGCCGCCGCTTCCTCTCCCCGCCGATCCGGTGACGATGCTCTATCGCCGTATCGACCAGGCCGACGGCCGGGCGCGCTGGTTCCGTCGCCTGTTCCTCGACGTCGCCAGCCAGGCGCTCGAAGCCTCCGGCTGCCGCGTATCGATATCGAGAGTTGCCGCCTGA
- a CDS encoding VOC family protein, giving the protein MFDHISIGVKDLERARRFYDAALAPLGYERLSNSGTMIGYGPERVGLWVMQVEQPVVADMRSGLHFCFVAPNEAAVDAFHAAAVASGGTDNGEPGVRPDYGQFYYAAFIIDPDGYRLEAYFHKGEL; this is encoded by the coding sequence ATGTTCGATCATATCTCCATCGGCGTAAAAGACCTCGAAAGAGCCCGGCGTTTTTACGATGCGGCGCTGGCGCCGCTCGGATATGAGCGCCTGTCCAATTCCGGCACCATGATTGGCTACGGCCCTGAAAGGGTCGGGCTCTGGGTGATGCAGGTCGAACAGCCCGTGGTTGCCGACATGCGATCCGGGCTGCATTTCTGCTTCGTCGCGCCTAATGAGGCCGCGGTCGATGCCTTTCACGCGGCGGCCGTCGCATCCGGCGGCACGGATAATGGTGAACCGGGTGTGCGGCCGGATTATGGGCAATTCTATTACGCCGCTTTCATCATCGACCCGGACGGCTACCGCCTCGAAGCGTATTTTCACAAAGGCGAACTTTAA
- a CDS encoding transglutaminase-like domain-containing protein, translated as MLIRYGYEMTLTCPQPTALVCLLSVHDDRAADIRIPETVFTTPDVRTSTYRDLFGNRCLRLVAPAGDLTIWGDATIEDDGKPDRLLPGARELPVSELPDDCLVYLMGSRYCETDRLSQIAWDMFGTVSPGWGRVQAICDFVHGHIQFDYMQARSTRTAFEAFHERVGVCRDFAHLAVALCRCLNIPARYINGHLGDIGIPVVDPMDFSAWIEVFLDGAWHTFDPRNNTRRIGRIIVARGRDAADIPLINSFGPHVLKAFRVWTYEVTNLQPMQSVAGGAV; from the coding sequence ATGTTGATCCGTTACGGCTATGAAATGACGCTGACCTGCCCGCAGCCGACCGCATTGGTATGCCTGTTGTCGGTTCATGATGATCGTGCGGCCGACATCAGAATTCCGGAAACGGTCTTCACCACGCCGGATGTTCGCACTTCGACTTACCGTGATCTCTTCGGCAACCGCTGTCTCCGGCTGGTTGCCCCGGCGGGCGACCTGACCATATGGGGCGATGCGACGATCGAAGACGACGGCAAACCGGACAGGTTGCTGCCAGGCGCCAGGGAACTCCCAGTTTCAGAATTACCGGATGATTGCCTCGTCTACCTGATGGGCAGCCGCTATTGCGAGACGGATCGTCTCAGTCAAATCGCGTGGGATATGTTCGGCACCGTCTCTCCGGGCTGGGGCCGCGTTCAGGCGATCTGCGACTTCGTTCACGGCCATATCCAATTCGACTACATGCAGGCGCGGTCGACTCGGACAGCCTTCGAGGCGTTTCACGAACGTGTCGGCGTCTGTCGCGACTTTGCGCATCTCGCGGTGGCGTTGTGCCGTTGCCTCAACATTCCTGCCCGATATATCAACGGCCATCTCGGCGACATCGGCATTCCCGTCGTCGATCCGATGGACTTCAGCGCCTGGATCGAGGTCTTCCTGGACGGTGCATGGCATACATTCGATCCACGCAACAACACGCGGCGGATCGGTCGTATCATCGTCGCACGCGGGCGCGACGCCGCCGACATACCGCTCATCAATTCCTTCGGGCCGCATGTGCTGAAGGCGTTTCGCGTCTGGACCTATGAGGTGACGAACCTGCAGCCGATGCAAAGCGTCGCCGGGGGCGCTGTTTAG
- a CDS encoding DUF1488 domain-containing protein has translation MALAFLNQSRSFDAARNAVRFVGHDGMFQVLFFIEVGALAKSDTALQRTEPSEMNWLSLFDALRNSIQDVAHKAYSYRRRAFYTLTAADFR, from the coding sequence GTGGCGCTAGCCTTCCTGAACCAAAGCCGTAGCTTCGATGCGGCGCGAAATGCTGTGCGCTTCGTCGGCCATGACGGCATGTTCCAGGTGTTGTTCTTCATCGAGGTTGGCGCTCTGGCGAAATCCGACACCGCATTGCAAAGAACCGAGCCTTCGGAAATGAACTGGCTTTCGTTATTCGACGCCCTGCGCAACTCCATTCAGGACGTGGCACACAAAGCCTACTCCTACCGCCGCCGCGCCTTCTATACTCTAACTGCGGCGGATTTCCGCTAG
- a CDS encoding co-chaperone GroES → MKFRSLHDRVVIRRAEGDVKSKGGIIIPDTAREKPQQGEVVAVGPGLRDKGGTLVPRDVEVGDIMGIVEKTETAADKAA, encoded by the coding sequence ATGAAATTCCGCTCACTTCACGACCGCGTCGTCATTCGACGTGCGGAAGGCGATGTCAAATCCAAGGGTGGGATCATCATTCCAGACACCGCCAGGGAGAAGCCGCAGCAAGGTGAAGTGGTCGCAGTCGGCCCGGGCTTGCGCGACAAAGGCGGCACTCTGGTCCCGCGCGATGTCGAGGTCGGCGACATCATGGGCATCGTCGAAAAGACCGAAACGGCTGCCGACAAAGCCGCCTGA
- a CDS encoding Gfo/Idh/MocA family protein — MANNRRKPIRWGMVGGGRGSQIGYIHRSAAHRDDVFGLAAGAFDIDPERGRAFGIDLGLDEARSYRDYATMFAAEAGRADGIEAVSIATPNNTHFTICKAALDHDLHVICEKPLCFTIAEAEELKALSEARSRIVGVTYGYAGHQMIEQARAMIRNGDLGEIRIVNLQFAHGFHSAAVEEQNPATRWRVDPKFAGPSYVLGDVGTHPLYIAKVILPHLRIRRLLCTRQSFVKSRAPLEDNAVTLMEYDNGAIATIWSSAVNAGSMHGQKIRIVGSKASIEWWDERPNQLSYEIQGEPARILERGMDYLYPEARIDDRIGGGHPEGLFEAWANLYRRFGFAINNERGLAPAGIEDLVFPDVDAGLEGVRWVENCVRSADAGGIWLDYR; from the coding sequence ATGGCGAACAACAGGAGAAAGCCGATCCGCTGGGGTATGGTCGGCGGCGGCAGAGGCAGCCAGATTGGCTATATTCATCGCTCGGCAGCGCATCGCGACGACGTCTTTGGCCTTGCGGCGGGCGCCTTCGATATCGATCCGGAACGCGGCCGCGCCTTTGGCATCGATCTCGGGCTCGACGAAGCCAGAAGCTACCGGGACTATGCGACGATGTTTGCGGCCGAGGCCGGGCGGGCCGACGGCATCGAGGCCGTGTCGATCGCAACACCCAACAATACCCATTTCACGATCTGCAAAGCAGCACTCGACCATGATCTGCATGTGATCTGCGAAAAGCCACTCTGCTTTACGATCGCCGAAGCTGAGGAACTGAAGGCGCTATCGGAGGCGCGCAGCCGTATCGTCGGCGTGACCTATGGCTATGCCGGCCACCAAATGATCGAGCAGGCGCGCGCGATGATCAGGAATGGCGATCTTGGTGAGATCCGCATCGTCAACCTGCAATTCGCCCATGGCTTCCATAGTGCTGCGGTGGAGGAGCAGAATCCCGCGACGCGCTGGCGCGTCGATCCGAAATTCGCAGGTCCCAGTTATGTCCTCGGCGATGTCGGGACCCACCCGCTTTATATCGCCAAGGTCATCCTGCCGCATCTGAGGATCAGGCGGCTGCTCTGCACCCGCCAGAGCTTCGTCAAAAGCCGCGCGCCGCTCGAAGACAATGCGGTGACCCTGATGGAATATGACAATGGCGCGATCGCCACCATCTGGTCGAGCGCCGTCAATGCCGGCTCCATGCATGGCCAGAAGATCCGCATCGTCGGCTCGAAGGCCAGCATCGAATGGTGGGACGAGCGGCCGAACCAGCTCTCCTACGAGATCCAGGGCGAACCGGCCCGCATCCTCGAGCGCGGCATGGACTATCTCTATCCCGAGGCCAGGATCGACGACCGGATCGGCGGCGGCCACCCGGAAGGTCTCTTCGAAGCCTGGGCGAACCTCTATCGCCGCTTCGGCTTTGCCATCAACAATGAGCGCGGCCTCGCCCCTGCGGGGATCGAAGACCTGGTCTTTCCCGATGTCGATGCCGGACTGGAAGGGGTGCGCTGGGTGGAAAACTGCGTACGGTCCGCCGACGCCGGCGGGATCTGGCTGGACTATCGCTAG